The Vanessa atalanta chromosome 2, ilVanAtal1.2, whole genome shotgun sequence genome has a segment encoding these proteins:
- the LOC125070188 gene encoding gustatory receptor for sugar taste 64f-like isoform X1, with protein sequence MTVAKETFSVTVVQIDPKQIMKPKNYKRKIPFMIPSKTNKVGVSDLKKNKAPATFQKSLRVTLIIGQMFSLLPVEGVCSTSPIDVRFVWWSFKFTYLILSLIGQFFITFMCLYKILHSTSSLNGTTPLIFYGTTCITTTLFLRVALRWPDLIRHIAHVEDQDSYYDRTLTLKCNATCGGVLFLALVEHLLSLLSAYTGAMVCQSEDMTHESFVKHFYPWVFNYLPYSFGLGILTQFLHFQSTFIWNFSDLFVICISYYLTSRLNYVNKQLLNAQGKYLPEVFWRTVREEYCRAAQLVRRVDDVINGVIFISFANNLFFICLQLFNSLEDGIKGNGECSSRGKGKPSILGGYEAASYFFFSLVFLIARSVTVSLIASQVNSASNVPASVLYDVPSPVYCVEVQRFLDQVNGDNIALSGLQFFSVTRGLLLTVAGTIVTYELVMFQFNSQPQSSKISPTSPTLSFYNNTIIPIL encoded by the exons ATGACGGTTGCAAAGGAAACTTTTAGTGTCACTGTTGTCCAAATCGACccaaaacaaataatgaaacCGAAGAATTACAAGCGGAAAATACCTTTTATGATACCTAGCAAAA ccaACAAAGTCGGTGtatcagatttaaaaaaaaataaagctccTGCGACGTTCCAGAAATCATTACGAGTCACCTTGATAATCGGACAAATGTTTTCACTGCTGCCCGTGGAAGGAGTTTGCAGCACATCGCCGATTGATGTTAG attcgTATGGTGGTCATTCAAATTTACTTACCTAATCTTGTCGCTGATTGGACAATTCTTTATCACATTTATGTGCTTATACAAAATTCTTCACAGTACCTCTTCATTAAATGGAACAA CACCACTGATCTTCTACGGAACAACTTGTATAACAACGACGTTATTCCTTCGTGTCGCCCTTCGTTGGCCGGACTTGATTCGACACATAGCCCACGTGGAAGATCAAGATTCATATTACGATCGAACTCTCACTCTTAAATGTAACGCTACTTGTGGCGGCGTCTTGTTCTTAGCTTTAG tggaACATCTGTTATCATTGTTATCAGCTTACACGGGAGCAATGGTATGTCAGAGCGAAGATATGACACACGAAAGCTTCGTGAAACATTTTTATCCATGGGTCTTCAACTATTTGCCTTATTCATTTGGTTTGGGAATATTAACGCAG TTTCTGCACTTCCAATCGACGTTTATTTGGAATTTCTCCGATTTATTCGTGATATGTATAAGTTACTATTTAACCTCAAGGCTCAATTATGTCAATAAACAATTACTCAACGCTCAAGGAAAG taTTTACCCGAGGTTTTCTGGAGGACAGTTCGCGAAGAATATTGTCGTGCAGCTCAGCTGGTGAGAAGAGTCGATGACGTCATCAACggagtcatttttatttcattcgctAATAACCTATTCTTTATCTGTCTCCAGCTTTTTAACTCTCTAGA AGATGGTATCAAAGGCAACGGAGAGTGCAGCAGTCGTGGTAAGGG GAAGCCCAGCATCCTTGGAGGTTACGAGGCAGCTTCATATTTCTTCTTCTCTCTCGTCTTTCTCATTGCTCGATCTGTCACAGTGTCACTCATCGCATCTCAAGTCAACTCAGCTTCAAACGTACCAGCGTCTGTCCTGTATGACGTGCCCTCACCAGTATATTGTGTGGAG GTTCAAAGGTTTTTGGATCAAGTGAACGGAGATAACATCGCGTTGAGCGGTTTACAATTCTTCAGCGTTACACGTGGATTATTGCTAACA GTTGCTGGTACCATCGTGACGTATGAACTAGTGATGTTCCAGTTCAATTCGCAGCCTCAATCGTCTAAAATTTCTCCAACAAGTCCAACactatcattttataataacacaatTATACCAATTTTGTAA
- the LOC125070188 gene encoding gustatory receptor for sugar taste 64f-like isoform X2 has translation MTVAKETFSVTVVQIDPKQIMKPKNYKRKIPFMIPSKTNKVGVSDLKKNKAPATFQKSLRVTLIIGQMFSLLPVEGVCSTSPIDVRFVWWSFKFTYLILSLIGQFFITFMCLYKILHSTSSLNGTTPLIFYGTTCITTTLFLRVALRWPDLIRHIAHVEDQDSYYDRTLTLKCNATCGGVLFLALVEHLLSLLSAYTGAMVCQSEDMTHESFVKHFYPWVFNYLPYSFGLGILTQFLHFQSTFIWNFSDLFVICISYYLTSRLNYVNKQLLNAQGKYLPEVFWRTVREEYCRAAQLVRRVDDVINGVIFISFANNLFFICLQLFNSLEDGIKGNGECSSRVSLIASQVNSASNVPASVLYDVPSPVYCVEVQRFLDQVNGDNIALSGLQFFSVTRGLLLTVAGTIVTYELVMFQFNSQPQSSKISPTSPTLSFYNNTIIPIL, from the exons ATGACGGTTGCAAAGGAAACTTTTAGTGTCACTGTTGTCCAAATCGACccaaaacaaataatgaaacCGAAGAATTACAAGCGGAAAATACCTTTTATGATACCTAGCAAAA ccaACAAAGTCGGTGtatcagatttaaaaaaaaataaagctccTGCGACGTTCCAGAAATCATTACGAGTCACCTTGATAATCGGACAAATGTTTTCACTGCTGCCCGTGGAAGGAGTTTGCAGCACATCGCCGATTGATGTTAG attcgTATGGTGGTCATTCAAATTTACTTACCTAATCTTGTCGCTGATTGGACAATTCTTTATCACATTTATGTGCTTATACAAAATTCTTCACAGTACCTCTTCATTAAATGGAACAA CACCACTGATCTTCTACGGAACAACTTGTATAACAACGACGTTATTCCTTCGTGTCGCCCTTCGTTGGCCGGACTTGATTCGACACATAGCCCACGTGGAAGATCAAGATTCATATTACGATCGAACTCTCACTCTTAAATGTAACGCTACTTGTGGCGGCGTCTTGTTCTTAGCTTTAG tggaACATCTGTTATCATTGTTATCAGCTTACACGGGAGCAATGGTATGTCAGAGCGAAGATATGACACACGAAAGCTTCGTGAAACATTTTTATCCATGGGTCTTCAACTATTTGCCTTATTCATTTGGTTTGGGAATATTAACGCAG TTTCTGCACTTCCAATCGACGTTTATTTGGAATTTCTCCGATTTATTCGTGATATGTATAAGTTACTATTTAACCTCAAGGCTCAATTATGTCAATAAACAATTACTCAACGCTCAAGGAAAG taTTTACCCGAGGTTTTCTGGAGGACAGTTCGCGAAGAATATTGTCGTGCAGCTCAGCTGGTGAGAAGAGTCGATGACGTCATCAACggagtcatttttatttcattcgctAATAACCTATTCTTTATCTGTCTCCAGCTTTTTAACTCTCTAGA AGATGGTATCAAAGGCAACGGAGAGTGCAGCAGTCGTG TGTCACTCATCGCATCTCAAGTCAACTCAGCTTCAAACGTACCAGCGTCTGTCCTGTATGACGTGCCCTCACCAGTATATTGTGTGGAG GTTCAAAGGTTTTTGGATCAAGTGAACGGAGATAACATCGCGTTGAGCGGTTTACAATTCTTCAGCGTTACACGTGGATTATTGCTAACA GTTGCTGGTACCATCGTGACGTATGAACTAGTGATGTTCCAGTTCAATTCGCAGCCTCAATCGTCTAAAATTTCTCCAACAAGTCCAACactatcattttataataacacaatTATACCAATTTTGTAA